The sequence GACCAGGAAAACTCTACGGGGTCACCTTGCCAAAATCTACGCCATGCACTGGGCCACGGATTCAaagtaaacacacaaaacatgggAGGATAGCATTTATTTAATCTCTTGGataaagtttgatgttttgttaaattgaaTTAAGAGCATTAAATAGAATAGGAGAATCCAatccaaataaacaaacttggGAACACTTAATTTTCATACCAAATAATTCTTAAATTGACGTGtttaatccttttaatttcaaattacTCCTTCAGGTTGTGTGTGAGCGCTTCGCAAGATGGAAAACTCATCGTGTGGGACAGTGTCACAACCAACAAGGTGAGAAAgagcaaaacaagcaaacaaaaaagactcTTAACAACGCAAATAAAAGAGGAATTCATCCTTCAAAGTAAgctaattaaacattttaaatatgaattttGAACCTGATCTAATTGTGGTAAAAATGATGATGTTCATTTATTGTCAGacacaccaaactttaatgACTCCATAAgcaaaaaagttgaaaaacacATCTGTGAATGATCTGTGAATTAACAAATTTGCTGACACAATTACCTCTTATATTTGCCGttgcgttttttttgtttgtaaaaatacaattttttaaaaatgcgtattatattttttgttcatatAGCTCAGAAAATTCTGGAAAACGTTTTAATGTTCTTTGCATGTACTACAAAAATCAATTATTGAAAAGGTTTTCTTGAActttatcaaatggtgcagtttaaaagcgTTTACTTCAGTAGTTTCCCAAATATATTAACATGCAGTTCTAAAGTATTGATATGCTTTCAATGTAAACAGAGCACTTTTATCTGAATAACAAATCTGAAATACGTGccaaaatacatcaaaattggCAGATGTCTCAATCCCAAATGGTTCTTTTATGGacgtcaccattgttgacctactttccgtcacttcagctgtttgagAAGGTAAACATCCCTACATGATGTTGGGCAGCTGTTCACAGATTTTCAGGACACACCAGCTGAAGAACAGTtgtccatgttttgttttatcttttatgaaTAGTTTTTATGACCTATCTTCGTGACATTGCAGTGAGTACTTTTAAGGACAAGTATACCTGTCCCCTGTGTGTACCCAGGTGAACGCCATCCCCCTGAAGTCGTCCTGGGTGATGACTTGTGCCTACGCACCTTCAGGAAACCTCGTGGCCTGTGGGGGTCTGGACAACATGTGCTCCATCTACAACCTCAAGGGCAAGGATGGGAACGTCAAGGTGATGCGTGAGCTGGCTGCACACACAGGTGGGacaccattttattttatttccttcgcttgtattttgttttaggGGACTGATTTGGATTGTCTTTGGTTGACTAGGTTACCTGTCCTGCTGTCGTTTTATCAGCGACACGGAGATCATCACCAGCTCAGGCGACTGCACTTGGTAAGAAGACAGCTGGTCAAACACGCCGCTCGTCCATGTCCACATTGAAAACACGAATAGTTACTGAATGTGATTCATCTCATTCTAGCATACTGTGGGACATTGAGACGGGGACCCAAAAGACTGTGTATGGCGGACACCAAGGAGACTGCATGTCCCTGGCTGTTTCCCCAGACTTTAAGTTTTTCATCTCAGGGGCGTGCGACTACACATCCAAGCTGTGGGACATCAGGGAGGGGACATGCAGACAGACCTTCTCAGGCCACGAGAGTGACGTCAATTCCATTGGGGTGCGGCTGAAGAAGCAGAACTCTGTCTGTGCATCCTTCAAGTAATCCTGTTCTGTGaccattttgtcttttgttttccccCACAGTTCTTTCCCAACGGTAACGCAGTGATAACGGGATCTGACGATGCCACCTGTAAACTGTTTGACCTGCGAGCCGACCAGGAGCTCATCACCTACCAGGACTCCAGCGTCATGTGCGGGGTGACCTCCCTGGCCCCCTCTCTGTCTGGACGGCTGATCCTGGCTGGCTACGACGACTTCAACGTCAACATCTGGGACAGTCTTAAAGCTGAAAGAGTGGGTCAGTACAAGAGGAAATCCGTAAGCCAAATTAGAAGCTGTATGCTACGTGTTCTAGGATGTTTTTCACGTACGCCGTTTTTCAGGTGTTCTGGCTGGCCACGATAATAGAGTGAGCTGCATCGGCGTATCTGCAGACGGGATGGCGTGCTGCACAGGATCCTGGGACAGCTTCCTGAAGATATGGAACTGAGGCCGCTCCTCGGCAGCGAGCAGAAAAAGAGCAGTCGACGTCCGCTTTGCAAaaagtgaagatttaaaaataaattgttagaGGGAGGAATGAGGAGCCACATAGGGTGAGAAGAGGGTGTCTTAACTGTGCCAAGTCCTGTCTGCTGTTGGAGGATTGTAATGCAAAGGTTTTCTCTTCTCACATTATGGGGTTAGAACAAAGCAGTGGggatcaagaaaaaaatattcagaaatagTAAATCTGTGgtttaaacagataaaagatgCACATTTATTGCAGCAATTCCAAAAACACCCATTGATAATTGCCAAATGGTAGCACACTGGATGAAACAGAATTGCATACAGTCTGTGTAGGGACGCAGAAGCTCTACTTTTATATAAAATCATAGGTTGCATCATATAAACAATTGGAGCGTTCACATTAATATTTCAGACTATGActtgttccttgtttttgtAGATTTGTTAGATACCTGAACTTTAatcatgctttttattttctaattttaattgAGTTTTAGTTTgcagatgttgtgtttgttttgtatgtgaCGTTGATGGACATCTATCAGGATTTGGGATCATAATTGGGCCTCAGTAGCTAAGACTACAAAGTGCTTAAACTGACAGATGGGAAAATATAAAGATCACTAAGcgcttacaaaaaaaaaaaaaatggagcatCGTCTCAAAACTCCTGATCGTCTTTGAATTATGGAACACCTATTGTGTGCACATGAGCAGTACATTTAAATATCTGCTAACTTTTCCCATTGCGCAACAGGTGAAACTGAAGGACAGTTTGTGTACATagagcaaaaggaaaaaaattaaatgcatcTTTTCTTTAACTTGATTCACACCGTACAAAGTAAAACTTTCATATCTAATAAACAAGTTTCTGCTTTATATTTGTCTTGGTGTCATTTTAACAAGTTGActtgaatttaattttaatcacTTAGAAAAGAATTGAACCACAGGTTACTTTCACAGCAAATAACTAATAACTTTTGGTATTTGAAGTTCTTTTCTGAATTTAGGTGTATTGATGAgaataaaaccattttcttGCATAAAAAGACAGGTTGAAGCAAAGCTGAggaaacaagcttttatttagTTGAAAGGACAGAAACAATCAGCATTTTTACAAAgaagaacacatttaaaatagaaaggttcttggacaaaaacaaagcacaagaAGCATTGATTCAATacaattaaaatgtcaaatatgtacagtttttacatttataaagtgattgagaaaaaaaaaaaaaggaaaaaggcatAAAACTTCAGATTCTGGCAGTTAAAAGCCTTACAcacacttcatttttttgtttggaagaACTGTGCAGATAACAGCACATTTTAGGAAGTACACAGGGTGACAGATTCTGCAGATGCTCATCTGTTCTCCTTATCTAGACACACTGCCAGCACCCGGCGGTCCATCTGTCCAAGCCTCTGTTTGTCTTGGTTGGACACCTTCAGGttcatctgaaaaataaaaagacaaaatgtaacctcaaataaaaaaacaaaacaaaaaaaacctatacATTTAAAATCACATCTTAATAGGAGTTGATATGGATTTGAATTACTTGTGAAAGTATTTGCGTACCTGAGAACGTTGTTCCCGAGGAGAGTTGAGGATCTGCAGAGGGGAGCGGCCCTCAGAATCTATGAAGAAAGAAGAATTTTAAGCGAAAAACTGAAGCAACGCCttctacaaaacacacaagtgtACATTTTGCCAACCTTTCTGCCTCAGTTTTCCAGGCGGTctcttgttttcattgtttgcGTTCTTTACAGCCACCCGGATGGCGAGAGGAGACTGGCCTCCTTTTCCGCTTTTCCCCTGCACTCCTCTGGCTCTCAGCCCAGTGGCACCGAAGCCTTTCCCCAACCACTGTGGCTTAAACTCCAGCTGACTCGGGCTCTTTGTGTCAAAGGTGGGGCAGCGGATGCCTGTACACGCCTCTGCCTGCCCTGATGGAGAAGATCCGTTGGTTTCCTCAGAGGATGGCAGTGTCCCTGCTTCCTGGGGAACTGAGGAATTCTTCTCATCATTGTTAGGGGAAGACTCAGGTTCAACTGTGATACAAGGAAGGGCATACGAATGGTCCACGCCGTCGCTGAGTGGTTCCACCTCTACCGTAGATTCTGGGAAATTTGCATGAAATTCACGATGAACCTCTGCAAAGACCTGAGCTGCAGTTGCCCCCTCATGGCACGTTATCAGACTCATGCTCAGTCTCTTGTGTAGAGGGGACTCTCTTGCTTCCTCAGCCTCCTCCAGACTAATATCCGCTTCAGTTTCTatctccacctccacctgagGCTCCTCGAGAAGCACAAAGGGGCTTGAATCACCGATCTCCAGAGGAGATTGAACAGGGGTGGCCAAGAGGTTAGCGTGTTCAGCTAGCGAGTCAAAATGGTCAGCCAGCTGAGGTGTAAGAAGGGGCACAGTGGAAGCCAGCTCTTCATCCCCGAGGACCTCTTCCACAGAATCATCGAAGCGTTTTGGAGGGTCTTCAGGGGCTTTGCCTTCAGCCTCATTGTGAAACAGCATGCCCAGACGGCGAGCGAAAGACCCCACTGTCactgaaggaacaaaaaaaaacaaaagttagatTTTTGTCCATGAGAAAAAGATCCACGCTAAAAATCCTACAATATAATTACTTCTCATGACTTCTCTCATGGGGGTCCGGGAGATGCCAACAGTGGGTGAGCGTGGATCGCTCATGGGAAGAGGACACTCATTTTTCACCTCAGCAGATGTTTTGGACTCCTGCCCAACCTACAAAAAGACAAGGCATTTTTGTAGCTCACTTTTCCCCTCAAAGTGTACATATctggtaggaaaaaaaaaccctaaaataaataaataaataaataaatgaaataaacttacCTGAATAGGCGTTCTATCAATCCCAGCTGTGGGAGAGCGTGGATCTACCAAATGACTAATGTGCGTTTTTTTGACGACTGGTTCTGCTTTTGTAGCAGCCGTTACGACCATCTTGCTCTCACTTGATCCCATGATGCTTAATAGAGGTCACCTGAATCAAggctaaacaaaacaagacgCATCAGAACAGACTAAATAAAACCATGCAACACACCACACAACGCAGCCTATGTCATAACGTCATAAAATATACACCTAAATAACATTAAATTGTGCATCTTATtagatttacaaataaatttcaCCCATACATTTCCATCAAAGTACTGCTAGGTTATCTACTAGCACTGTAAAACATTATAGTAAGacttcaaaaagcacaatgAAGATgataaatgcatttaatttgattaaacactagtgtaaataaatatttattttgcaaaaaccCAACATTTACATCCTTCAAACTATTTtattgaccaaaacaaacattttgattgCATTTTTATCACTAAAAACTAATGTAGCTTAGCATTATTTATATCTGATTAGCTTCTAAGCAGTTTAGTCAAGGTCGAGCCAGGCAAatagaagtttttgttttgatatattAAAATTAAGGGAAATGACAGCAGTAGTGACCGTTTTCAGTCCAAGCGTGGTTCAGTCCTGGCTTTTAAAAAGTAAGTTTACGTACCTTAAACGCGACAAAGACCGACAAACAACTCCGCAGCTCCGTAGCTCCTCTCACTTAAAACTAGCGATAACCAGGATAACCCCCGActtttaacagatttaaatggCGGCGCTGCGTGCGTGCTGCTTTTAAATGAACCAATAGGCGCGAGCTACAGATGCGCTTCCTCAGTTCTGATTGGCTAAGAGAAATGCATTCTGCAACTGGGCGGGGCATCACCCTGGCAACACGTTTGAAAGGTAGGAGAAAAACACGCACGCGGTGTTTAACGTTTCAAAATAAGAGGAGAAATGTTTAgctagggaaaaaaaagagccactCCCTGCGTCTTTTAAAACGGTAATTTTATGGAGCTAAAacactgcaaaataaataaataaataatacaaataatgaTTGTTGTATGGTTAATTTaacaactttattaaaaatattgaaaCTGCTTTTTAATTACCAGATCACAAAATAggcatttagtttttgtttctgttttttaaattaaatatatatttctatttttatcaaaataataCAGCCAAGTAATTTCAAGGACATTAAAATTTACCATTTCACTTCTTGAACCTGAAAGCATACCCTTTTTATGTGCATACAGcataatttttaacaaataaaatatttcctaTATGTATAATATGAGTTTAGATTCTTGGCACAACTGTAAATTTTCTTCTGCAGGTAAATATGTGTGTCATACAGAATATTATGGTAGCCAAgtcaatttatttacagattaaagaaaaacaacaactgtccAGCAGATGTTTGGAATCAAAGCTTTATTGCTGAGTATTATCTTAACCATTGCAGTCAGGTTATAAGTAGCCTGAACACAACTGTAGTGCATCAATTATGTTACAATACGCAGATTGgcataaactttattttgcaaTGAATCAAGTTGTTGTTTGACAAgaacaatatgaaaaaaaagcaaaagggaGAGAAGCCGAGAAAATCCATTTCTAATTGTATGATGCCGTTttacaaaccaacggacacacaACTGAGTCTCACgcaacacactcacacacacacacatctcgtTATAGCAACAGTCCTGCTGGTCATCAGTTCACTGTCATGGCAGATAAATGGTCACTAAACAATTAAATTAAGTATCAAACAAAAAGTATTAAAGTATTAACAAAACTGCAGCACTTTAGATTTGTGTTTACTCTCTGGAACTGCATAACGCTTTTCTTCATGAGCACTTCTGGGTGAAAAGCAGCACTCCTATTTATACAGCACGACCGTACCTTTAATCAGCTACAACGTACTGATGTCTAACGAGACCAGGGAGAGTACTGAGTGTGTCTACACAACGTGACAGACCTCACTGGCTGCCGGTGACAGAAAGGATGCACATCTTTGTCTTGTTTAACTTCGATTCAGTCAAAGGGACATCCATCTAACCTGTTCTTTAGACTAGACAAGAGGACAACGTGAGGACTGCCACATTTTTACTACTGCTGGTTGCTAATCTCCAGGTGAAGACTAATACTGTATTACTTGCTAGTGCTGAATCAAACATAACCACATGACAAAGATGACATGCCACAAGATGGATATCACAGTGTCTTCCTCTATCATTTCTTACAAAACTGTTATCTGCACCAAGTTCCGCTTCTTGCCGCACGTCAGTCACCCAAACATTTACCTCCCAGCAGAAAACATTCACACTCAATAAGCTCCCCCCTGGCTGGTCCTCATTCGGCTCCACCGTCCACCTCCCCGTGGCTGAAATGAGCCAGCAACGTGTCCAAGTCTCGCCGGTCGGCTGCGGCGTACAAAGAGCTCTCTCCCATCATGCTTAGAGCCATGCGTAAAGTGGACCAGATGTTGTCGGACATCACCGTGGCAGCTGCGCCTCCGGGTCCTCTGGCGGCTCTCGATCCGTCGCCTGCGGCCTGTCGCTGGAGAGACAGAGCTTCGAGGAAGTGCTCCACCGCCTCTCTGAGGACGAAATATTGTTGGTGTTTAAACAACATTCGCGATACTTCGATAACAACCTGAACAGAatataattctaaaaaaatatattacttgtattaaaaaggaaaattggttattttaaaaacatttttcttgaaaCAAATGATGGAACTGAATTCAGAAAATATTGCTCATTTGTGAGAAAAcatcctaaaattaaaaaagtaaggTACAATCAAgccaaaataacaaataaaaacaccaataatCCAATAATTTCCTACTTTCTGAatgctgcaacacacacacacacaactctcCTGTGACTTAACTAAaattcaaaacataaacaagagtgcatttgtttttattagcaaATTGTGTTGCAGCTTGAGCAATAAATTGAAAGGTGAAATTAAGCTGCATATTCTGTAATGGATTAAAACCACTTCACCTTTTAATATGATCTGCATTAACAAGTCTTATAAAAGACATTCTGCACTCATTTGTCATTCTGAAGTTATTATATTAAGGTGTTGGCATCTATAAATCCACAGCCACCTTTAGGAGGCAAGGTTGTGAGCCGCAGACTTAATCAACTTAAACACAGATTATCTCCTTACGTCCTAATGTTTTCcatctaataaaaaatattcttacTTGAACAAATGCAAGGcagaaatcctttaaaaaaggtGCCACATTTTCAtaagaaatatttatattaaaaagttTGCGCCCTCACCTGTGTGCGCTCAAGTTAACACAGCTAATTCCCAAGTTGTAGCGACTGCGGACGAAACCTGGCTGCAGTTCCAAAGCTCTCCTGTAGGCGGCAACGGCCTCTTCTGACCGGCTCCCGTTGGCCAGAGTAGCTCCCAGCTTGTTCCACAGCAGGTAGTCCTTTAAGAACCATGAAACAAAAAGGGACGAGCTCAGGAACATAaagctctttcacaaaacagttctctGAAACGACCAAAAAGAACCAGTCTGTCTTTTTGCTGCCTCTGGCCATTTGTAAATCACCGATGGAGCCGGCCACGTTCCGCACACTGAAGCGAGCATcacagaaccaaaagaggcgtggaGAACAacgcattaaatgtgtgacggaCTTCTCtcttatattgtttttaaaccttgatgaattaactcagtttagcatatctctttgtggttaactttcttttttttaactaaatataaaGTTGCTGTGCCTCATAATCGATCTTCCCTcgataataaatctgtttgttgtttaattcaATGACCGGGTGGCTCGCCGCCTCGGTCCATTTAGACATCGCACAGAGGTGGCCAGGTGGGGTCGAAGTCCCAGCCTGAGGCGTCTTGTCAAAGAGCCTGTTCTGACCATGCTGTGAAAATGGTTTAATGTCAGCGTTGACCTCGACACTAACCTGAGGAGTGACGGAAAGAGCAGCACTGAAGCAGTCCACTGCCTTGTCGTACTCCCCACTGAGGTTGAAGAGGACGCCCAGACCACACTGCAGCTGGGGGTCGACCTGCGAGGGGTCCGAGTTGGCTGCATGTAGGAACAAGTTCTGGACAtcattaaacaaagatctgttcaggagaaacaaaagcaaaagagcaGAAAGAATGAGACATTATGGTATGAACTCACCTCAAATCctcatttaaatctaaaatcatCCTGTGTGCACCGTACTCACTCTGGCAACAACGACCCGAacctctccttttctttttccccgtCTCTGATAGTTTCCTTCTGACGCTCCATCTCATGCTGCTCCCACACAGGCTGGTATTTTGGATTGTGCTTCAGCCAGTCACGTAAAGTCTCACAGGCCTGCCTGTGCAGCGATTCATTGGTGAAGCTGACGGCCAACGCCATCAGAGCGGTCAGGTTGTCCTTCTTCAGCTCTATACACCTAATGGGAAAGAGTGACAAggagaagctaaaaaaaagtcaaaaatattcAATCTCTGCCAATTAGGATCTGTCAAACCTTTAATAAGGAACTGctaatttttaaacaacaatctttgaccagctgtttgtgttggacgggataaaaaaactggaaaatgttggaaatacgtttaaaataaagagcaaatgtaTAACAGTGAAATCTGTCAGATTGTTACAAAGCTTTTCTTactaaaattaaagcaaaataagcaAATACATACACCTCAGTTAGct is a genomic window of Kryptolebias marmoratus isolate JLee-2015 linkage group LG16, ASM164957v2, whole genome shotgun sequence containing:
- the cdca3 gene encoding cell division cycle-associated protein 3 — encoded protein: MGSSESKMVVTAATKAEPVVKKTHISHLVDPRSPTAGIDRTPIQVGQESKTSAEVKNECPLPMSDPRSPTVGISRTPMREVMRMTVGSFARRLGMLFHNEAEGKAPEDPPKRFDDSVEEVLGDEELASTVPLLTPQLADHFDSLAEHANLLATPVQSPLEIGDSSPFVLLEEPQVEVEIETEADISLEEAEEARESPLHKRLSMSLITCHEGATAAQVFAEVHREFHANFPESTVEVEPLSDGVDHSYALPCITVEPESSPNNDEKNSSVPQEAGTLPSSEETNGSSPSGQAEACTGIRCPTFDTKSPSQLEFKPQWLGKGFGATGLRARGVQGKSGKGGQSPLAIRVAVKNANNENKRPPGKLRQKDSEGRSPLQILNSPREQRSQMNLKVSNQDKQRLGQMDRRVLAVCLDKENR
- the gnb3a gene encoding guanine nucleotide-binding protein G(I)/G(S)/G(T) subunit beta-3a produces the protein MGEMEQLRKEAESLKDQINAARKAVQDTTLQEAAAGVAVVGRVQMKTRKTLRGHLAKIYAMHWATDSKLCVSASQDGKLIVWDSVTTNKVNAIPLKSSWVMTCAYAPSGNLVACGGLDNMCSIYNLKGKDGNVKVMRELAAHTGYLSCCRFISDTEIITSSGDCTCILWDIETGTQKTVYGGHQGDCMSLAVSPDFKFFISGACDYTSKLWDIREGTCRQTFSGHESDVNSIGFFPNGNAVITGSDDATCKLFDLRADQELITYQDSSVMCGVTSLAPSLSGRLILAGYDDFNVNIWDSLKAERVGVLAGHDNRVSCIGVSADGMACCTGSWDSFLKIWN